The Hymenobacter oligotrophus genome has a window encoding:
- a CDS encoding 2Fe-2S iron-sulfur cluster-binding protein: MSLEDITEVRVYVEDAPGQRTELVAPTDMSLSLMEVMKASGYDIQATCGGMALCGTCHVEVLAGPELPEPGDDEMAMLESLPIMSSGSRLSCQIRITSRLDGLVVRLMPQNA; this comes from the coding sequence ATGAGCCTGGAAGATATTACCGAAGTACGCGTATACGTTGAGGACGCCCCAGGCCAGCGTACCGAGCTGGTAGCCCCTACCGACATGAGCCTGAGCCTGATGGAGGTAATGAAAGCCTCGGGCTATGATATTCAGGCTACTTGCGGCGGCATGGCCCTGTGCGGTACCTGCCACGTGGAGGTGCTGGCCGGCCCCGAGCTGCCCGAGCCCGGCGACGACGAAATGGCCATGCTCGAATCGTTGCCCATTATGTCGAGCGGCAGCCGCTTGTCGTGCCAAATCCGCATTACGTCCCGCCTCGATGGGTTGGTGGTGCGCCTAATGCCGCAAAACGCCTAG
- a CDS encoding NAD(P)/FAD-dependent oxidoreductase — protein MHATISTDICIIGAGPVGLFAVFEAGLLKLRCHVVDALPQVGGQLSEIYPKKPIYDIPGYPEVLAGDLVQNLMRQIEPFHPTFTLGERVESFEKLEDGSFVLTTTDGTEIRCKAIAIAGGLGSFEPRKPAIEELEKYEGGKGVYYMVRDPETFRDQRIVIAGGGDSALDWTIFLANVAKEVTLVHRGTTFRGAADSAEKVKALHEAGKVNLVLSSNVTHVHGQEQLEAVTITANDGSTNTITVDSFIPLFGLTPKLGPIGEWGLELEDDAVKVNTLDYSTSVPGVYAIGDINTYPGKLKLILCGFHEAALMAQGAYKYMYPDKKYVLKYTTVNGVPTL, from the coding sequence ATGCACGCTACCATTTCCACTGACATCTGCATCATCGGCGCCGGCCCCGTGGGGCTGTTTGCCGTCTTCGAAGCCGGTTTGCTTAAGCTCCGCTGCCACGTAGTCGACGCCCTGCCGCAAGTAGGCGGGCAGCTGTCGGAAATCTACCCGAAGAAACCCATTTACGACATTCCGGGCTACCCCGAGGTACTGGCCGGCGACTTGGTGCAAAACCTCATGCGCCAGATCGAGCCCTTCCACCCCACCTTCACGCTGGGCGAACGGGTTGAGTCGTTCGAGAAGCTGGAGGACGGCTCCTTTGTGCTGACCACCACCGACGGCACCGAGATTCGCTGCAAAGCCATTGCCATTGCCGGCGGCCTAGGTTCGTTTGAGCCCCGCAAGCCCGCCATCGAGGAACTAGAGAAGTACGAAGGCGGCAAGGGCGTGTACTACATGGTGCGCGACCCCGAAACCTTCCGCGACCAGCGCATCGTGATTGCCGGCGGCGGCGACTCGGCCCTCGACTGGACGATCTTCCTGGCCAACGTGGCTAAGGAGGTTACGCTGGTGCACCGCGGCACCACTTTCCGCGGTGCCGCCGACTCGGCCGAGAAAGTAAAAGCCCTGCACGAAGCCGGCAAGGTAAACCTGGTGCTCAGCAGCAACGTGACGCACGTGCACGGCCAGGAGCAGTTGGAGGCCGTTACCATCACGGCCAACGACGGCAGCACCAACACCATCACCGTCGATAGCTTTATTCCGCTGTTTGGCCTCACGCCCAAGCTCGGCCCGATTGGCGAGTGGGGCCTGGAGCTCGAAGACGACGCCGTGAAGGTGAACACCCTCGACTATTCTACCTCGGTACCCGGCGTGTACGCCATCGGCGACATCAACACCTACCCCGGCAAGCTGAAGCTGATTTTGTGCGGCTTCCACGAAGCGGCCCTGATGGCGCAAGGAGCCTACAAATACATGTACCCCGACAAAAAGTACGTGCTGAAGTACACCACCGTAAACGGCGTACCCACGTTGTAA